In Bradyrhizobium guangdongense, the sequence TCCCTGGGAAATTCCACGCCCATCTCGCGGTACCGATCGGGGTCGTCACCCCAGTTCTCGCGCACCTTCACGAACAGGAACAGATGGACCGGCACGTCCAGGATCTGCATCAGCTCATTCCGCGAATCCGCACCGATCGATTTGATGGTGGCACCGCCCTTGCCGAGCACGATCTTGCGCTGGCTCTCGCGCTCGACGAAGATCGTCTGCTCGATGCGCACCGACTTGTCCTTGCGCTCCTCCCACTTGTCGGTCTCGACGGTGGATTGGTAGGGCAATTCCTGGTGCAGCTTCTGATAGATCTTTTCGCGCGTGATCTCGGCCGCCAGCTGCCGCATCGGCGCGTCCGACATCTGATCCTCGGGATAGAGGTATGGGCCCGGCGGCACCATCTCGGCCAGCGTCGTGCGGATGTCGTCGACGCCGTCGCCCGAGATCGCGGAGATCATGAAAGTCCTTGCGAACTTCATGCGCTCGTTGGCGGCCTGCGCCAGCGCCAGGAGCTTCTCGCGCTGGACCAGGTCGACCTTGTTGATGACCAGGATCTTGTCGTGATTGACGCTGGCCGCCTTGGCCAGGATCGCCTCGGCTTCCTCGTCGATTCCGGTCTTGGCATCGAGCAGCACGCAGACGAGGTCGGCGTCATGCGCCCCGCTCCAGGCGGTCGAAACCATGGCACGGTCGAGCCGGCGCTTGGGCAGGAAAATACCGGGCGTGTCGACCAGGATGATCTGCGCATTGTTCTCGATCACGATGCCACGGATCAGCGCGCGCGTGGTCTGCACCTTGCGCGAGACGATCGTAACCTTGGCCCCGACCAGCGCATTGACAAGTGTGGACTTGCCGACGTTCGGCGCGCCGATCAGCGCAACGAAGCCGCAGCGCGTGGCGGCAGTCGTCTCACCGCCCGTTTCAACCGTCATTGCCGCCGCCAACGCCTTCACGTTCGATCATCACTGAAGCTGCCACTTTCTCCGCCGCGCGCTTGCTGCCGCCGATGCCTTCGGCCGGCGCAAGTCCCGGCAGGTCCACCGCAACGCGGAACTGCGGATCGTGATGCGGGCCGGTGCGTTCGACCTCGCGGTAGACAGGCGTCGGCAGTCCCTTCCCCTGCGCCCATTCCTGCAGCACCGTTTTGGGATCGCGCAAGGGACGCCGCGGCTTGTGCATCCGCTCGGTCCAGTTGCGCTTGACGAACTCGTCCGCCGCCGCATGACCGCCGTCGAGAAAGATCGCGCCGATCACCGCCTCGCAGATGTCGCCGAGGATGGACTTGCGCAGACGGGCATCGGCACTGGAGCCGACCGACCCGAGCTTGATGTCCTCGAGCAGACCGAGTGACTTGGCGACATCGGCGCAGCTCTCCTTGCGCACGAGCTCGGCAAGCCGCTTGGACAGTTCGCCCTCGTCGGCGTTCGGAAAGGCGTGATAGAGCATGTCGGAGACGACGAGCCCGAGCACGTGGTCGCCGAGAAACTCCAGCCGCTGATAGCTGTCGCCGCGCTTGCGCCCGGACTTCAGCGCCGAGACGTGCGTGATCGCCTGCATCAGAAGATTGGGGTCTGCGAAGCGGTGGCCGATGCGCGCCTCGAGCGCCGCGCTGGCCTCCGCGGCCGCCTTGGCCTTGTCTTTGGCCTTGCTGCTCCGCGTCCGCTTCTTCTTGGCCGGAGCCTTGGTTTCCGAAATCTTGGCTTCGGCGGCCTTGGATTCAGAATTAGTCTTGGGCACAAGCGTCTTGGTTGCAGCTTCGCCCTCGGGAGCGGCTTGCGCCTCGATCGGTTCGGTCGCGATGTCCTTGGCTTCGTCTTTCATCGGACGATTTTGAAGAAGCGATTCCAGCGCACCGACCACGGCCAGCGCCAGAACATCCAGGCATGCTCGCCTTCGCCGATGGAGAAGAAGATCATCTGTGCGCGGCCGATCAAGTTCTCCCGCGGCACGTAGCCGACCTGACCGAGGAAGCGGCTGTCGGTGGAGTTGTCGCGGTTGTCACCCATCATGAAGAAATGGCCAGGCGGCACCGTGTAGACGTTGGTGTTGTCCATGTAGCCGTTGTCGGCGCAATCGAGCGTCTCGTAGGAGACGCCGTTCGGCAGCGTTTCCTTCCAGCGCTTCACGCGCGAGATGCCGCCGCCCTCGGAGCCGCACGGATCTTCGCCGACAAACTCGCTCATGCGCTGACGCTCGACCGGCGTGTCGTTGATGTAAAGAAGCCCGTCCTTCATCTGGATGTGGTCGCCGGGAAGGCCGATCACGCGCTTGATGTAGTCGGTGGTGTCGTCCTTGGGCAGGCGGAACACGACGATATCGCCACGGTTCGGATCCGAGCCCCAGATGCGTCCCGAGAACAGCGGCGGCGAGAACGGGATCGAGTAGTGGCTATAGCCGTACGAATATTTCGACACGAACAGATAGTCGCCGACCAGCAGCGTGGCCTTCATCGAGCCGGAGGGGATGTTGAAAGGCTGGAACAGGAAGGTGCGGATCACCAAGGCGATCAGGAGAGCGTGGATCACGACCCGGACTGTTTCGCCGACGCCGCTTTCAGTTTTCGTTCCCGAAGTCACGCTCATTGCTCTCTCAATTCCGGCCGGCGATCACAGAACGCCCCCCTCCCGCGTCCAGCCCACCCGTTCGCGGCCCAAGGAGATTGTCCTGATTCTGATAGTGGGGCCAATTCCGGCGTAAAGCCGAATTCGCCCAGCCTGATTTGCGTCCGCGGACTTTTAGACGGTTGTCGCAGTCCACGCAATCAAGGATCGCATCAAAACTGCACAAAGCATTGATTCTTAATGCAAATTATATAGCGATCCTCGCGCCGTCAGGGCTTGGCCCGCGGGACGGCAGAAATGATCACGAAGGCTTGCGCAAGCGGCCAGTCGTCGGTGATGGAGAGGTCGATCTGCGGCTCAAATCCCTCCGGGGTCAGGACCTGCAGCCGGGCCAGAGCCCCCCCGGTCAGCCGCATGGACGGGCGGCCCCCGGGCAGATTGACCACCCCCATGTCGCGCCACCACACACCCTGCCTGATGCCGGTGCCGAGCGCCTTCGAGCAGGCCTCCTTGGCGGCGAAGCGCTTGGCGTAGGTCGCAACCACCATCTTCTCGTTCTTGGCACGGCGCTCGGCCTTGGCCCGTTCGGCCGCGGTGAAGATGCGATCGAGGAAGCGCTCGCCGTGGCGCTCGATCACCTTGGCGACGCGGGTGATGTCGATCAGGTCGGAGCCGATGCCGATGATCATGCCCGGCTCCGGCCGCGATCCATCGCGCCGCGCATCTTGCGCACCGTCTCGGCAAGACCGACGAACAGCGCCTCGCCGATCATGTAATAGCCGATGTTGAGCTCCATGATTTCCGGCAGCGCTGCGATCTTCTCGGCCGTCACATAATCGAGCCCATGGCCGGCGTGAACCTCGAGCCCGGCGGCCTTGGCCACCTTCACTCCGGCAAGGATCCGCTGCCACTCGGCCTCGGCCTTGTCGGTGTGGCCGTCGGTCACGGCGTCGCACCAGGCACCGGTGTGGATCTCGATCACCGGCGCGCGCAGTTGCGCCGCCATCTCGATTTGAGCAGGGTCGGCGGCGATGAACAGCGAAACGCGGATGCCGGCATCGCTGAGCCGCGCGATATAGGGCGCCAGCACATTGTGCTGGCCGACGACATCGAGCCCGCCCTCGGTCGTCACCTCCTGGCGCCGCTCCGGCACCAGGCACACGGCGTGCGGTCTGGTGGCGAGCGAGATCCGCATCATGTCGTCGGTCGCGGCCATCTCGAAATTCAGCGGCTTGGAGATCTCCGCCTTCAGCCGCGCCATGTCCTCGTCGCGGATGTGCCGGCGGTCTTCGCGCAAATGCGCCGTGATGCCGTCGGCGCCCGCCTCGATCGCAAGCAGCGCGGCGCGGACCGGATCGGGATGGCGGCCACCGCGTGCATTACGGACGGTGGCCACGTGGTCGATATTGACGCCGAGGCGGAGCGGAGATGCAGGCATTTCAGAACTCACGAGGCCGGAGTGACAGGCGATGACGACAGCGCCTACCCATTAACACGTTCGACTTTGGCAACGACCGCCTTGGCGCGCAGCTGAGCCAGGATCGCGCTCAAATGCTTGAGATCGTAGACTTCGAGATCGATCGTCGTCTCGGTGAAGTCGGGTGAGCGGCGCTGCATGCTGATGTTGTCGATGTTGCCGTCGTGCTCGGCGATCACGGTTGCGATCTGAGCCAGCGCGCCGGGCTCGTTGACGTTCTCGACCTTGATGCGCGCCGGGAAGCGCTGCGGCGCGGAGTCCTCGATGTCCCAGCGGACGTCGAGCCAGCGCTCCGGCTCCTCTTCGAAATCCTTCAGCGCCGGCGACTGGATCGGATAGATCGTGATCCCCTCGCCCGGCGTGACGATGCCGACGATGCGATCGCCGGGCACGGCGCCGCCGTTCGGCGCGAACTTCACCGGCAGGTCGGAATTGATGCCACGGATCGGAATCGCAACCGGGCTGCGCGACGGCTCCGACGACTTCTCCTTGAGCTTGGCGGCGAGCCCCTTCTTGACGCCGTAACGCGCGACGCGCTCCTCCTTGTAATCGGGATACATCGCGCGCGCGACGTGGGAGGCCTTGATCTCGCCGCGGCCGACCGCCGCCATGACGTCCTCGATCGAGGTGCGTGCAAGCCGCGGCAGCGCGCCCTTGAGCTTGTCGTCGGCGTATTCGATCTTGGCGCGCTCGAACAGGCGCTCGACGATGCGCCGGCCGAGGCCGGCATATTGATCGCGCACCGCAGTGCGGGTGGCACGCCGGATCGCGGCGCGCGCCTTGCCGGTGACCGCGAGCGTCTCCCAGGCCGAGGGCGGCGCCGATTGCGCATCAGAGGTCAGCACCTCGACCTCGTCGCCGTTCTGAAGCTCCGATGACAGCGGCGCGAACTGGCCGTTGATCTTGCAGCCGACTGCGCTGTTGCCGACGTCGGTATGCACGGCGTAGGCGAAGTCGATCACGTTGGCATGACGCGGCAGCGCGATCAGCTTGCCTTTCGGGGTGAAGCAGAACACCTGGTCGTGGAACAGCTCGAGCTTGGTGTGCTCGAGGAATTCCTCGGGATTGGCGCTCTCCGAGAGAATGCCGATGGTGTGGCGCAGCCAGGCGAACGCGTTGGACTCGCGCTTGAGGAATTCGGTCGGCGACCCGACACCCTCCTTGTAGAAGACGTGCGCGGCAATGCCGCGTTCGGCGATCTGGTCCATCGCCTCGGTGCGAATCTGGAGCTCGACGCGCTGGTTGCCGGGGCCGATCACGGTGGTGTGGATCGAGCGATAATCGTTCTGCTTCGGCGTGGAGATGTAATCCTTGAACCGCCCCGGCACGAC encodes:
- the acpS gene encoding holo-ACP synthase, giving the protein MIIGIGSDLIDITRVAKVIERHGERFLDRIFTAAERAKAERRAKNEKMVVATYAKRFAAKEACSKALGTGIRQGVWWRDMGVVNLPGGRPSMRLTGGALARLQVLTPEGFEPQIDLSITDDWPLAQAFVIISAVPRAKP
- the era gene encoding GTPase Era; amino-acid sequence: MTVETGGETTAATRCGFVALIGAPNVGKSTLVNALVGAKVTIVSRKVQTTRALIRGIVIENNAQIILVDTPGIFLPKRRLDRAMVSTAWSGAHDADLVCVLLDAKTGIDEEAEAILAKAASVNHDKILVINKVDLVQREKLLALAQAANERMKFARTFMISAISGDGVDDIRTTLAEMVPPGPYLYPEDQMSDAPMRQLAAEITREKIYQKLHQELPYQSTVETDKWEERKDKSVRIEQTIFVERESQRKIVLGKGGATIKSIGADSRNELMQILDVPVHLFLFVKVRENWGDDPDRYREMGVEFPRE
- a CDS encoding pyridoxine 5'-phosphate synthase; amino-acid sequence: MPASPLRLGVNIDHVATVRNARGGRHPDPVRAALLAIEAGADGITAHLREDRRHIRDEDMARLKAEISKPLNFEMAATDDMMRISLATRPHAVCLVPERRQEVTTEGGLDVVGQHNVLAPYIARLSDAGIRVSLFIAADPAQIEMAAQLRAPVIEIHTGAWCDAVTDGHTDKAEAEWQRILAGVKVAKAAGLEVHAGHGLDYVTAEKIAALPEIMELNIGYYMIGEALFVGLAETVRKMRGAMDRGRSRA
- a CDS encoding RelA/SpoT family protein, with translation MVYRRRRPTQMQAATESVAVAPTAPVARPAKPRARMMRQYDLVERVRSYNPNTNEDLLNRAYVYAMKAHGSQTRASGDPYFSHPLEVAAILTDLKLDDATIVAALLHDTIEDTEATRAEIDQLFGPEIGALVEGLTKLKRLELVSREAKQAENLRKLLLAIADDVRVLLVKLADRLHNMRTLDFVPTESRRRIAEETLDIYAPLAGRMGMQEMREELEDLSFRTLDPEAYAVVMQRLDALAERNRNLIGEIEDQLSNNLRHRGLGARVYGRRKKPFSIWTKMERKSVGFEQLSDIFGFRLVVNDIEACYRALGIVHTTWPVVPGRFKDYISTPKQNDYRSIHTTVIGPGNQRVELQIRTEAMDQIAERGIAAHVFYKEGVGSPTEFLKRESNAFAWLRHTIGILSESANPEEFLEHTKLELFHDQVFCFTPKGKLIALPRHANVIDFAYAVHTDVGNSAVGCKINGQFAPLSSELQNGDEVEVLTSDAQSAPPSAWETLAVTGKARAAIRRATRTAVRDQYAGLGRRIVERLFERAKIEYADDKLKGALPRLARTSIEDVMAAVGRGEIKASHVARAMYPDYKEERVARYGVKKGLAAKLKEKSSEPSRSPVAIPIRGINSDLPVKFAPNGGAVPGDRIVGIVTPGEGITIYPIQSPALKDFEEEPERWLDVRWDIEDSAPQRFPARIKVENVNEPGALAQIATVIAEHDGNIDNISMQRRSPDFTETTIDLEVYDLKHLSAILAQLRAKAVVAKVERVNG
- the lepB gene encoding signal peptidase I, whose amino-acid sequence is MSVTSGTKTESGVGETVRVVIHALLIALVIRTFLFQPFNIPSGSMKATLLVGDYLFVSKYSYGYSHYSIPFSPPLFSGRIWGSDPNRGDIVVFRLPKDDTTDYIKRVIGLPGDHIQMKDGLLYINDTPVERQRMSEFVGEDPCGSEGGGISRVKRWKETLPNGVSYETLDCADNGYMDNTNVYTVPPGHFFMMGDNRDNSTDSRFLGQVGYVPRENLIGRAQMIFFSIGEGEHAWMFWRWPWSVRWNRFFKIVR
- the rnc gene encoding ribonuclease III; the protein is MKDEAKDIATEPIEAQAAPEGEAATKTLVPKTNSESKAAEAKISETKAPAKKKRTRSSKAKDKAKAAAEASAALEARIGHRFADPNLLMQAITHVSALKSGRKRGDSYQRLEFLGDHVLGLVVSDMLYHAFPNADEGELSKRLAELVRKESCADVAKSLGLLEDIKLGSVGSSADARLRKSILGDICEAVIGAIFLDGGHAAADEFVKRNWTERMHKPRRPLRDPKTVLQEWAQGKGLPTPVYREVERTGPHHDPQFRVAVDLPGLAPAEGIGGSKRAAEKVAASVMIEREGVGGGNDG